Proteins encoded in a region of the Panicum hallii strain FIL2 chromosome 3, PHallii_v3.1, whole genome shotgun sequence genome:
- the LOC112884227 gene encoding pentatricopeptide repeat-containing protein At1g20230 — MSHSNPLVHFLRHVSFPPDPHLLPTALKSCPGLPLARALHAAAVASGVAQDPFVSSSLLRTYLRFGATADARAVFDGTPQKTVVGWSTLVAGHAARGDAEGAWRLLEEMRRGTAGGGGSAEPNVITWNGLVSGFNRSGRARDAVLALARMHGEGMLRPDSTGVSCALSAIGDLGTEAIAVGEQLHGYAVKSGCRLDACVVTALIDMYGKCGRADEIVRVFNESCHMDVASCNALVAGLSRNAQVSEALRLFREFVARGVELNVVSWTSVVACCVHNGRDLEAVDLFREMQSQGIEPNSVTIPCVLPAFANVAALMHGRSAHCFVLRKGFFHDIYVGSALVDMYAKCGRVRDGRKIFDAMPSRNVVSWNAMIGGYAMHGEAASAVRLFHSMLKCKQKPDMVTFTCVLAACSQAGLTEEGRHYFNEMQKEHGISPRMEHYACMVTLLGRAGKLDEAYDLISEMPFEPDGCIWGSLLGSCRVYRNVNLAEVAAEKLFCLEPQNAGNYVLLSNIYASKKMWEGVNRVREMMKDVGLKKEKGCSWIEIKNKVHVLLAGDDSHPMMAAITEKLKQLNIEMRRLGFAPRTDFVLHDVEEQEKDDILAVHSEKLAVALGLISTSPGTPLQVIKNLRICDDCHEAMKFISSFEGRELSIRDTNRFHHFRDGKCSCGDYW; from the coding sequence ATGTCCCATTCCAACCCCCTCGTCCACTTCCTCCGCCACGTCTCCTTCCCTCCGGACCCGCACCTCCTCCCCACCGCCCTCAAGTCATGCCCGGggctgccgctcgcccgcgcgctccacgccgccgccgtggcctcGGGCGTCGCGCAGGACCCGTTCGTCTCCTCCTCGCTCCTCCGCACCTACCTCCGCTTCGGCGCCACCGCCGACGCCCGCGCCGTGTTCGACGGAACGCCGCAGAAGACCGTCGTCGGCTGGAGCACGCTCGTCGCGGGGCACGCGGCCCGCGGGGACGCCGAGGGCGCGTGGCGCCTCCTCGAGGAGATGAGGCGGGGGactgctggcggcggcggcagcgcggaaCCGAACGTCATCACCTGGAACGGGCTCGTGTCCGGGTTCAACCGGAgcgggcgcgcgcgcgacgcggtTCTGGCGCTGGCTCGGATGCACGGAGAAGGGATGCTGCGCCCCGACTCCACGGGCGTTTCGTGCGCGCTCTCCGCCATCGGGGACCTGGGAACGGAGGCCATTGCTGTCGGCGAGCAGCTGCACGGGTACGCGGTGAAGTCGGGGTGCAGGTTGGATGCCTGCGTGGTCACGGCGCTCATTGACATGTACGGCAAGTGTGGACGTGCTGACGAGATTGTTCGGGTGTTCAATGAGTCATGCCATATGGATGTTGCTTCCTGCAACGCCCTTGTCGCTGGGCTATCACGAAATGCGCAGGTCTCTGAGGCACTAAGGCTGTTCAGGGAGTTTGTTGCCCGAGGAGTAGAGCTGAATGTGGTGTCCTGGACATCGGTTGTTGCTTGCTGCGTGCACAATGGGAGGGATTTGGAGGCTGTGGACCTCTTCAGGGAGATGCAGTCACAGGGGATTGAACCGAACTCTGTCACCATACCTTGCGTGCTGCCAGCGTTTGCCAATGTTGCAGCTCTGATGCATGGGCGTTCAGCACACTGTTTTGTTCTTAGGAAGGGCTTTTTTCATGACATTTATGTGGGCAGTGCATTGGTGGACATGTATGCAAAGTGTGGAAGGGTCAGAGATGGGAGGAAAATCTTTGATGCAATGCCATCCAGGAATGTGGTATCATGGAATGCAATGATTGGTGGCTATGCGATGCATGGGGAAGCTGCAAGCGCTGTTCGGTTGTTTCACTCCATGCTGAAATGCAAACAGAAGCCTGACATGGTCACCTTCACCTGTGTTCTTGCTGCCTGCAGCCAAGCTGGCCTGACAGAGGAGGGGCGCCACTACTTTAATGAAATGCAGAAAGAGCATGGCATTTCCCCGAGGATGGAGCATTATGCATGTATGGTTACTCTTCTAGGACGGGCTGGAAAGCTTGATGAGGCATATGATCTCATAAGTGAGATGCCATTTGAGCCAGATGGTTGCATTTGGGGCTCATTATTGGGCTCTTGCCGCGTTTATAGGAATGTGAATCTGGCCGAGGTTGCAGCAGAAAAGCTCTTCTGTCTAGAGCCACAAAATGCTGGTAATTATGTCCTGCTTTCCAACATTTATGCTTCTAAGAAAATGTGGGAGGGGGTTAATAGGGTGAGAGAGATGATGAAGGATGTGGGCTTGAAGAAGGAAAAGGGTTGTAGCTGGATAGAGATCAAGAACAAAGTGCACGTGTTGTTAGCCGGTGACGACTCACACCCTATGATGGCTGCAATAACTGAGAAGCTAAAGCAGCTTAATATTGAAATGAGGAGGCTGGGCTTTGCGCCAAGGACAGATTTTGTCCTACATGATGTGGAGGAGCAAGAAAAGGATGATATTCTTGCTGTCCACAGTGAGAAGTTAGCTGTTGCACTGGGTCTCATAAGCACGAGCCCAGGAACACCCCTTCAGGTGATAAAGAACCTCCGAATTTGCGATGACTGCCATGAAGCAATGAAGTTTATATCAAGTTTTGAGGGGAGAGAGTTATCTATTAGAGATACCAACAGGTTCCATCACTTTAGGGATGGAAAATGTTCCTGTGGAGATTATTGGTGA
- the LOC112887933 gene encoding subtilisin-like protease SBT1.6 gives MTTRTPAFLGLEPGRGVWNATSYGEGAIIGFLDTGIDEKHPSFRDEGMPLPPARWKGACQPPVRCNNKLIGAASFVGDNTTTDDVGHGTHTTGTAAGRFVEGASAFGLGAGGGTAAGMAPGAHLAVYKVCDAQGCFESDLLAGMDAAVKDGVDVLSVSLGGVSTPLDKDPIAIGAFAAASKGVLVVCAGGNSGPLPSTLSNEAPWILTVAAGSVDRSFRATVRLGDGEMFEGESLAQDKHFSSMVYPLYYSQGMNYCDFFDANITGMMVVCDTETPVPPMSSIEAVREAGGVGVVFINEPDFGYTIVLEKYYNLPMSQVTAVDGTKIMGYAMKGSSRTNHTATIVFNSTVVGVKPAPTVAAFSSRGPSVASPGVLKPDIMAPGLNILAAWPSLVPVEGPESYSFNIISGTSMATPHVTGIVALVKKAHPDWSAAAIKSAIMTSSSAVDNEGNLIMDEEHQTASSYAVGAGHVVPAKAVDPGLVYDIGLHDYAGYICKLLGEAALKAIAGSANLTCAEVEPVGAAQLNYPAIVVPLRAEPFAVNRTVTNVGPARSSYTAKVDAPKGLTVKVEPAELEFTEVKERKTFTLTVSAAGASDEQKIAEGSLSWVSQDHVVRSPIVADSGITLMGC, from the coding sequence aTGACCACGCGCACACCGGCGTTCCTCGGGCTGGAGCCCGGCCGTGGCGTCTGGAACGCGACCAGCTACGGCGAGGGCGCCATCATCGGGTTCCTGGACACCGGGATCGACGAGAAGCACCCTTCGTTCCGCGACGAGGGcatgccgctgccgcccgccagGTGGAAGGGCGCCTGCCAGCCTCCCGTGCGGTGCAACAACAAGCTCATCGGCGCCGCGTCGTTCGTCGGTGACAACACCACCACTGACGACGTTGGGCACGGGACGCACACGACgggcacggcggccggccggttcGTGGAAGGAGCCTCGGCCTTCGGCCTcggtgccggcggcggcaccgCGGCCGGGATGGCACCCGGCGCGCACCTGGCCGTGTACAAGGTCTGCGACGCCCAAGGGTGTTTCGAGTCCGACTTGCTGGCCGGGATGGACGCCGCCGTGAAGGACGGGGTCGACGTCCTCTCGGTGTCCCTGGGCGGCGTCTCCACGCCGCTGGACAAGGACCCGATCGCCATCGGCGCGTTCGCGGCGGCGTCCAAGGGCGTCCTCGTGGTGTGCGCCGGCGGCAACAGTGGCCCGCTGCCCTCCACGCTGTCCAACGAAGCGCCGTGGATACTGACCGTGGCGGCCGGGTCGGTGGACCGGAGCTTCCGCGCCACCGTGCGGCTCGGCGACGGCGAGATGTTCGAAGGCGAGTCACTGGCTCAGGACAAGCACTTCAGCTCCATGGTGTACCCCCTCTACTACTCGCAGGGCATGAACTACTGCGACTTCTTCGACGCCAACATCACCGGCATGATGGTCGTGTGCGACACCGAGACGCCGGTGCCACCCATGAGCTCGATCGAAGCTGTCCGGGAGGCtggcggcgtcggcgtcgtGTTCATCAACGAACCCGATTTCGGGTACACCATCGTCCTGGAGAAGTACTACAACCTTCCCATGTCGCAGGTGACGGCGGTCGACGGCACCAAGATCATGGGCTACGCCATGAAGGGTTCGTCCAGGACCAACCATACGGCAACGATCGTGTTCAACAGCACGGTGGTCGGCGTGAAGCCGGCGCCGACCGTGGCGGCCTTCTCGTCGCGCGGTCCCAGCGTCGCCAGCCCCGGCGTGCTGAAGCCCGACATCATGGCGCCGGGGCTCAACATCCTCGCGGCGTGGCCGTCGCTGGTGCCCGTCGAGGGGCCCGAGTCCTACAGCTTCAACATCATCTCCGGCACGTCCATGGCGACGCCGCACGTCACCGGCATCGTGGCGCTCGTCAAGAAGGCGCACCCGGACTGGTCCGCCGCCGCGATCAAGTCCGCCATCATGACGTCGTCCAGCGCCGTCGACAACGAGGGCAACCTGATCATGGACGAGGAGCACCAGACGGCGAGCTCCTACGCCGTCGGCGCCGGGCACGTGGTCCCGGCGAAGGCCGTCGACCCCGGCCTGGTGTACGACATCGGCTTGCACGACTACGCCGGCTACATCTGCAAGCTCCTCGGCGAGGCGGCGCTGAAAGCCATAGCCGGAAGCGCCAACTTGACGTGCGCGGAGGTGGAGCCCGTCGGCGCGGCGCAGCTGAACTACCCAGCGATAGTGGTGCCGCTGCGCGCCGAGCCGTTCGCGGTGAACCGGACGGTGACGAACGTCGGGCCGGCGAGGTCGAGCTACACCGCGAAGGTCGACGCGCCAAAAGGGCTGACCGTGAAAGTGGAGCCGGCGGAGCTGGAGTTCACGGAGGTGAAGGAGAGGAAGACGTTCACGCTCACAGTGAGCGCCGCCGGAGCCAGCGACGAGCAGAAGATCGCCGAGGGGAGCCTGAGCTGGGTGTCGCAGGATCACGTCGTGCGGAGCCCGATCGTGGCCGACTCCGGCATCACCCTGATGGGTTGTTGA
- the LOC112887417 gene encoding PHD finger protein ALFIN-LIKE 2-like isoform X2, producing MDPPPPLVTSSPRSALPAQPLHAQATGASTGPPLPLPASSPGSPLPAASMETPVPAAPAPLPPPARPTPPPYTAEEGIFREFACRRALTTDEKMFSRECNAGSETLYLYGNSDGSWELRPPKLLIPPGQPDPRMLGVKLVRGDMKHPKWLRHIAMHCDAWLIRISFFLGANLGTRARQRLCAMINSLQTVNEKVAASDTYHHICHLEKMNEEIEDEDEGCGTEPTICGSCGNRYHTNGFWICCDVCDRWFHGKCVKVTAAQAEHIDKYECPECCSDKKGHDYNADPMLSVLYKQY from the exons ATGgaccctcctccgccgctgGTCACGAGCTCTCCACGCTCGGCGCTACCAGCGCAGCCTCTGCACGCCCAGGCCACGGGTGCGTCCACTGGTCCTCCGCTGCCTCTGCCCGCAAGCTCTCCAGGCTCGCCGCTACCGGCCGCGTCCATGGAGACGCCGGTCCCCGCGGCGCCTGCCCCGCTCCCGCCGCCGGCAAGGCCGACCCCGCCGCCGTACACAGCGGAGGAGGGGATCTTCAGGGAATTCGCCTGCCGCCGCGCCCTCACCACAG ATGAGAAGATGTTCTCTCGTGAGTGCAACGCAG gttcagaAACCCTGTACCTGTATGGCAACAGTGATGGGAGTTGGGAGCTGCGGCCGCCAAAGTTGCTCATACCACCTGGCCAGCCTGATCCGAGAATGCTCGGCGTTAAACTGGTGAGGGGTGACATGAAACACCCAAAGTGGCTTAGACACATTGCTATGCACTGTGATGCATGGCTCATTCGGATCTCCTTCTTCCTTGGCGCCAATTTGGGGACTCGAGCAAG GCAGCGCTTGTGTGCTATGATCAACAGTCTGCAAACTGTTAATGAAAAAGTTGCTGCTAGTGACACATATCACCACATATGTCATCTAGAGAAAATG AATGAGGAGATCGAGGACGAGGATGAAGGCTGTGGTACTGAGCCAACCATCTGTGGTAGCTGTGGTAACCGTTACCATACGAACGGGTTCTGGATCTGTTGCGATGTGTGCGATCGTTGGTTCCATGGTAAATGTGTGAAGGTAACGGCTGCTCAAGCAGAGCACATAGATAAATATGAGTGCCCTGAGTGCTGCTCCGACAAGAAAGGGCACGATTACAATGCGGACCCAATGCTTTCTGTTCTGTATAAGCAATACTAG
- the LOC112887417 gene encoding PHD finger protein ALFIN-LIKE 3-like isoform X1 has protein sequence MDPPPPLVTSSPRSALPAQPLHAQATGASTGPPLPLPASSPGSPLPAASMETPVPAAPAPLPPPARPTPPPYTAEEGIFREFACRRALTTDEKMFSRECNAGSETLYLYGNSDGSWELRPPKLLIPPGQPDPRMLGVKLVRGDMKHPKWLRHIAMHCDAWLIRISFFLGANLGTRARQRLCAMINSLQTVNEKVAASDTYHHICHLEKMSYRLVVAQNEEIEDEDEGCGTEPTICGSCGNRYHTNGFWICCDVCDRWFHGKCVKVTAAQAEHIDKYECPECCSDKKGHDYNADPMLSVLYKQY, from the exons ATGgaccctcctccgccgctgGTCACGAGCTCTCCACGCTCGGCGCTACCAGCGCAGCCTCTGCACGCCCAGGCCACGGGTGCGTCCACTGGTCCTCCGCTGCCTCTGCCCGCAAGCTCTCCAGGCTCGCCGCTACCGGCCGCGTCCATGGAGACGCCGGTCCCCGCGGCGCCTGCCCCGCTCCCGCCGCCGGCAAGGCCGACCCCGCCGCCGTACACAGCGGAGGAGGGGATCTTCAGGGAATTCGCCTGCCGCCGCGCCCTCACCACAG ATGAGAAGATGTTCTCTCGTGAGTGCAACGCAG gttcagaAACCCTGTACCTGTATGGCAACAGTGATGGGAGTTGGGAGCTGCGGCCGCCAAAGTTGCTCATACCACCTGGCCAGCCTGATCCGAGAATGCTCGGCGTTAAACTGGTGAGGGGTGACATGAAACACCCAAAGTGGCTTAGACACATTGCTATGCACTGTGATGCATGGCTCATTCGGATCTCCTTCTTCCTTGGCGCCAATTTGGGGACTCGAGCAAG GCAGCGCTTGTGTGCTATGATCAACAGTCTGCAAACTGTTAATGAAAAAGTTGCTGCTAGTGACACATATCACCACATATGTCATCTAGAGAAAATG AGTTATAGGTTGGTTGTTGCACAGAATGAGGAGATCGAGGACGAGGATGAAGGCTGTGGTACTGAGCCAACCATCTGTGGTAGCTGTGGTAACCGTTACCATACGAACGGGTTCTGGATCTGTTGCGATGTGTGCGATCGTTGGTTCCATGGTAAATGTGTGAAGGTAACGGCTGCTCAAGCAGAGCACATAGATAAATATGAGTGCCCTGAGTGCTGCTCCGACAAGAAAGGGCACGATTACAATGCGGACCCAATGCTTTCTGTTCTGTATAAGCAATACTAG
- the LOC112887417 gene encoding PHD finger protein ALFIN-LIKE 3-like isoform X3, with amino-acid sequence MDPPPPLVTSSPRSALPAQPLHAQATGASTGPPLPLPASSPGSPLPAASMETPVPAAPAPLPPPARPTPPPYTAEEGIFREFACRRALTTDEKMFSRECNAGSETLYLYGNSDGSWELRPPKLLIPPGQPDPRMLGVKLVRGDMKHPKWLRHIAMHCDAWLIRISFFLGANLGTRARQRLCAMINSLQTVNEKVAASDTYHHICHLEKMVGCCTE; translated from the exons ATGgaccctcctccgccgctgGTCACGAGCTCTCCACGCTCGGCGCTACCAGCGCAGCCTCTGCACGCCCAGGCCACGGGTGCGTCCACTGGTCCTCCGCTGCCTCTGCCCGCAAGCTCTCCAGGCTCGCCGCTACCGGCCGCGTCCATGGAGACGCCGGTCCCCGCGGCGCCTGCCCCGCTCCCGCCGCCGGCAAGGCCGACCCCGCCGCCGTACACAGCGGAGGAGGGGATCTTCAGGGAATTCGCCTGCCGCCGCGCCCTCACCACAG ATGAGAAGATGTTCTCTCGTGAGTGCAACGCAG gttcagaAACCCTGTACCTGTATGGCAACAGTGATGGGAGTTGGGAGCTGCGGCCGCCAAAGTTGCTCATACCACCTGGCCAGCCTGATCCGAGAATGCTCGGCGTTAAACTGGTGAGGGGTGACATGAAACACCCAAAGTGGCTTAGACACATTGCTATGCACTGTGATGCATGGCTCATTCGGATCTCCTTCTTCCTTGGCGCCAATTTGGGGACTCGAGCAAG GCAGCGCTTGTGTGCTATGATCAACAGTCTGCAAACTGTTAATGAAAAAGTTGCTGCTAGTGACACATATCACCACATATGTCATCTAGAGAAAATG GTTGGTTGTTGCACAGAATGA